A genomic stretch from Palaemon carinicauda isolate YSFRI2023 unplaced genomic scaffold, ASM3689809v2 scaffold165, whole genome shotgun sequence includes:
- the LOC137635732 gene encoding luc7-like protein 3, whose amino-acid sequence MYREPSERFMSGGVDYHNSKGVDYHDSKSVDYHDSKSDDRRNSKSVNYRNSKSVDYRNSKSVNYRNSKSVDCRNSKGVDCRNSKSVDHHNSKSVDHHNSKSVDYHNSKSVDYHNSKSDGSLNSKSVDYHNSKGVDYHNSKSVDHHNSKSVDYYNSKIF is encoded by the exons ATGTATAGAGAACCATCTGAAAGGTTCATGAGTGGAG GTGTCGACTATCATAACTCAAAAGGTGTCGACTACCATGACTCAAAAAGTGTCGACTATCATGACTCAAAAAGTGACGACCGTCGTAACTCAAAAAGTGTCAACTATCGTAACTCAAAAAGTGTCGACTATCGTAACTCAAAAAGTGTCAACTATCGTAACTCAAAAAGTGTCGACTGTCGTAACTCAAAAGGTGTCGACTGTCGAAACTCAAAAAGTGTCGACCATCATAACTCAAAAAGTGTCGACCATCATAACTCAAAAAGTGTCGACTATCATAACTCAAAAAGTGTCGACTATCATAACTCAAAAAGTGACGGCTCTCTCAACTCAAAAAGTGTCGACTATCATAACTCAAAAGGTGTCGACTATCATAACTCAAAAAGTGTCGACCATCATAACTCAAAAAGTGTCgactattataattcaaaaatattttaa